In Chryseobacterium turcicum, a single window of DNA contains:
- a CDS encoding septal ring lytic transglycosylase RlpA family protein, whose protein sequence is MMKRFILVIIMMISTLGIYSFTNNAVNAKKTSYASFYHDKFNGRKTASGAIFDNSKLTAAHRTLPFGTVVRVTNLNNGKEVIVSINDRGPFHSARALDMSRAAFDEIGNTDHGVIPVQYEIVD, encoded by the coding sequence ATGATGAAAAGATTCATTCTCGTAATCATAATGATGATTTCAACACTAGGTATTTATTCATTTACGAATAATGCTGTTAATGCGAAGAAAACAAGTTATGCATCGTTTTACCACGATAAATTTAATGGTAGAAAAACCGCAAGCGGAGCAATTTTTGATAATTCAAAACTTACCGCAGCGCACAGAACGCTTCCTTTTGGTACCGTAGTTAGGGTTACCAATTTGAACAATGGTAAAGAAGTAATTGTATCGATAAATGATAGAGGTCCTTTCCATTCAGCTAGAGCATTAGATATGTCTAGAGCTGCGTTCGATGAAATCGGAAATACCGATCATGGTGTTATTCCGGTGCAATATGAAATTGTCGATTAA
- a CDS encoding exodeoxyribonuclease III translates to MKLITYNVNGIRAAFTKDFLGWLKTADPDIICIQESKAGNDQIDIESLEKAGYHSYWHSAVKKGYSGVGIASKIKPNYVEYGCGIESYDNEGRIIRADFDGFSVISVYVPSASNIERLEFKMQFCHDFLEYIKNLKKEIPNLIISGDFNICHQAIDIHNPVGLKNTSGFLPMEREWMTNFIEECELIDTFRLFNNEPDNYTWWSYRQNARANNKGWRLDYNFASYSLKDKLSRAVILKEAVHSDHCPALIEFNL, encoded by the coding sequence ATGAAATTAATTACATACAACGTCAACGGAATCAGGGCTGCTTTCACCAAAGATTTTTTAGGATGGCTTAAAACCGCAGATCCGGATATTATCTGCATTCAGGAAAGTAAAGCCGGAAACGACCAGATTGATATTGAAAGTCTTGAAAAAGCTGGATATCACAGTTATTGGCATTCTGCAGTAAAAAAAGGCTACAGCGGCGTAGGAATTGCATCTAAAATAAAACCCAATTATGTAGAATATGGTTGCGGAATTGAAAGCTATGATAATGAGGGAAGAATTATACGTGCAGATTTTGACGGCTTTTCAGTAATTTCAGTCTATGTTCCTTCAGCTTCTAATATTGAAAGACTGGAATTTAAAATGCAGTTTTGCCATGATTTTTTAGAATATATAAAAAATTTAAAGAAAGAAATTCCGAATTTGATTATTTCCGGAGATTTTAATATCTGTCATCAGGCGATTGATATCCACAATCCTGTAGGTTTAAAAAACACTTCAGGCTTTTTACCTATGGAAAGAGAATGGATGACCAACTTCATCGAAGAATGTGAGTTGATAGACACTTTTAGGTTATTTAATAATGAACCAGACAATTACACTTGGTGGAGCTACCGACAAAACGCAAGAGCCAATAACAAAGGCTGGAGATTAGATTATAACTTTGCTTCTTATTCTTTAAAAGACAAACTCAGCAGAGCTGTTATTTTAAAAGAAGCCGTTCATTCTGACCATTGTCCTGCATTGATAGAGTTTAACCTCTAA
- a CDS encoding MliC family protein: MNKNILAASFVAVLTLAACKKENPASGSSLGTDSIMSSPKDSTHHSISDSLATNQTDSAPEIIKTTISDKDGKKLDMTFDNTKNTVSLVLNGETIELEGQKAASGIWYKNDHYELRGKGNENELHKDGKLIFKSEK, from the coding sequence ATGAATAAAAACATTTTGGCAGCATCGTTTGTTGCTGTATTAACTTTAGCAGCTTGTAAAAAAGAAAATCCAGCATCAGGATCTTCTCTAGGTACAGATTCTATCATGAGTTCTCCGAAAGATTCTACCCATCACTCTATCAGTGATTCATTGGCAACCAATCAAACAGATTCTGCTCCGGAAATTATCAAAACAACGATTTCCGATAAAGATGGAAAAAAGCTTGACATGACATTTGATAATACAAAAAACACGGTTAGTTTAGTATTGAACGGTGAAACGATAGAACTTGAAGGTCAAAAAGCGGCATCTGGAATTTGGTATAAAAATGACCATTACGAACTGCGAGGAAAAGGAAACGAAAACGAGCTTCACAAGGATGGAAAGCTCATTTTTAAAAGTGAAAAATAA